The Chryseolinea soli genome contains a region encoding:
- a CDS encoding arylsulfatase produces the protein MKVSYSTKLFSLLTFAVSFVASVSQAQQKPNILILWGDDIGISNISAYSDGLMGYTTPNIDRIGNEGIRFLHYYGEQSCTAGRAAFITGQHGIRSGLTKVGFPGAPMGMSQLDPSIGGLLKQLGYATGQFGKNHVGDRNESLPTVNGFDEFFGNLYHLNAEEEPELPDYPKDPGYLAKFGPRGVLKCKATDRDDPAIPDARFGKIGKQTIEDSGPLTKKRMETIDDETSAAAIDFMKRMHSANKPFFCWFNATRMHLRTHVRAEHRGRYKHGDSEYIDGMIEHDETIGTLLKALDDMGVANNTIVVYSSDNGPHMNTWPDAAMTAFRSEKNTNWEGAFRVPCLVRWPGVIKPGTVTDEVMSHNDWIPTLCAIAGEPDIVNKCLKGYVANGKTYKVHLDGFDQSTFLKTVSGTVGNTPSVKSARNIFFYADDDGALVALRQGDYKYVFEEQRLAGTMGLWAEPFTKLRLQKMYNIYQDPYERADFTSNTYWDWNLNHVGSMYGVMAEVFKFADTFKEFPPRSIPPSFNPATILEEVLDEIKMEKREAAAMPPKAEAQKKKK, from the coding sequence ATGAAAGTATCGTACAGCACAAAACTGTTTTCATTACTCACTTTTGCAGTGAGCTTCGTTGCGTCTGTTTCGCAGGCGCAGCAAAAGCCGAACATCCTCATCCTGTGGGGTGACGACATCGGCATCAGCAACATCAGCGCCTACAGCGATGGACTGATGGGCTATACAACGCCCAACATCGATCGCATCGGCAACGAGGGCATTCGTTTTCTACACTACTATGGCGAGCAGAGCTGCACGGCCGGCCGGGCCGCCTTCATCACGGGGCAGCATGGCATCCGCAGCGGCCTCACCAAGGTGGGTTTCCCGGGCGCGCCGATGGGTATGAGCCAACTGGATCCTTCCATCGGCGGCCTACTGAAACAGCTTGGCTATGCCACCGGTCAGTTTGGCAAAAATCATGTGGGCGATCGCAACGAAAGCTTACCCACCGTGAACGGCTTTGACGAATTCTTTGGCAACCTCTATCACCTCAACGCCGAAGAGGAACCTGAACTACCCGACTACCCGAAAGACCCCGGCTACCTGGCCAAGTTTGGTCCGCGTGGCGTGTTAAAATGCAAGGCCACGGACCGTGACGATCCCGCCATCCCCGATGCACGTTTTGGCAAGATCGGCAAGCAAACCATCGAAGACAGCGGTCCGCTCACCAAGAAGCGCATGGAAACCATCGACGATGAAACGTCTGCTGCCGCCATCGATTTCATGAAGCGGATGCACTCCGCCAACAAACCCTTCTTCTGCTGGTTCAACGCCACGCGCATGCACCTGCGCACCCACGTGCGCGCCGAACACCGTGGACGATACAAACACGGCGACAGCGAATACATCGACGGCATGATCGAACACGATGAAACCATCGGCACTTTGCTCAAGGCCTTAGACGACATGGGTGTCGCCAACAATACCATCGTCGTATATTCCTCGGACAATGGTCCTCACATGAACACATGGCCCGATGCTGCCATGACGGCTTTCCGCAGCGAGAAGAATACAAACTGGGAAGGTGCCTTCCGCGTGCCCTGCCTCGTGCGCTGGCCTGGCGTGATCAAACCCGGAACGGTCACCGACGAGGTGATGAGTCACAACGATTGGATCCCCACGCTTTGCGCCATTGCCGGCGAGCCCGACATCGTTAACAAATGCTTGAAAGGATATGTAGCCAATGGCAAGACCTACAAAGTGCATCTCGACGGCTTCGATCAATCGACCTTCCTCAAGACCGTGAGCGGCACCGTAGGCAACACACCATCCGTGAAGAGCGCCCGCAATATTTTCTTTTATGCCGATGATGATGGCGCCCTCGTAGCCTTGCGGCAAGGCGACTACAAATACGTTTTTGAAGAACAACGCCTGGCGGGTACAATGGGTTTGTGGGCAGAGCCCTTCACAAAACTTCGTCTTCAGAAGATGTATAATATCTATCAGGATCCCTACGAACGGGCCGACTTCACCTCGAATACCTATTGGGACTGGAATCTGAATCACGTTGGATCCATGTACGGCGTAATGGCCGAGGTCTTCAAGTTTGCCGACACCTTCAAGGAGTTTCCGCCGCGCTCAATTCCACCGAGTTTTAACCCGGCGACGATTTTAGAAGAAGTCCTCGACGAGATAAAAATGGAAAAACGCGAGGCCGCTGCGATGCCCCCAAAGGCAGAGGCTCAGAAAAAGAAAAAATAA
- a CDS encoding LytR/AlgR family response regulator transcription factor — MKIESIIVDREPGISSYLKKCLVSKFPEIVIRGEASNYGEACALIKTIHPDLIFSDVNIFTKNTTAQSSNHGDGGYEMIYLSDKSEDAIRAIRQDVCGFLLKPLDVNDIVGAVGSAVRKLSQRLFPSLAPDAVPMLLPHTKLVGIPTLEGIDFLYAHEIVRCEGLQKCTRIVCTRKNNLISSYNVGEFRKLLEEYGFFSCHKSHLINLMHVRRFTREGFVFLIDNTAIPLARRRRLEFLQMLKHL, encoded by the coding sequence ATGAAGATTGAGTCTATCATCGTTGATCGCGAACCCGGTATTTCTTCCTACCTGAAGAAATGTTTGGTGTCGAAGTTTCCGGAGATCGTTATCCGGGGCGAGGCATCGAACTATGGCGAGGCGTGCGCGCTCATCAAAACAATCCATCCCGATCTTATTTTTTCGGATGTCAATATTTTCACAAAAAATACGACAGCGCAATCTTCGAACCACGGTGATGGCGGTTATGAGATGATCTATCTGAGCGACAAGTCGGAAGATGCGATCCGGGCGATCCGGCAAGATGTTTGTGGATTTTTGCTAAAGCCCCTGGATGTGAACGATATTGTCGGCGCGGTGGGCAGCGCCGTTCGCAAGCTTTCGCAACGTCTTTTTCCGAGCCTGGCGCCGGATGCGGTTCCCATGCTACTCCCCCATACGAAGTTAGTAGGCATCCCCACGTTGGAGGGGATCGACTTTTTGTATGCGCATGAGATCGTGCGCTGTGAGGGTCTTCAGAAGTGTACGCGCATTGTCTGTACGCGTAAAAATAATCTCATCAGCTCCTACAATGTCGGGGAGTTCCGGAAGTTGTTGGAGGAATATGGTTTCTTTTCGTGTCACAAATCGCACCTGATCAACCTGATGCATGTGCGGCGGTTTACGCGGGAGGGATTTGTGTTTTTGATCGACAATACGGCGATCCCCTTGGCGCGGAGGAGACGATTGGAGTTCCTTCAGATGTTGAAGCATTTGTGA